One part of the Anopheles coustani chromosome 2, idAnoCousDA_361_x.2, whole genome shotgun sequence genome encodes these proteins:
- the LOC131266775 gene encoding PCI domain-containing protein 2 homolog, with product MYLNDYLTKIMRVWNAQEGQAVARFLSLQDSHVNNPNLHKENLDAVVSRQLVSPLDEIVTAHLKTVYHLMRTSTPNYNEAYRHQTSCIQAVVKMLQQIKEENWVLPIMYVTSIDLRLLAAKCEMHAKSSKAGEILEKAAESLMSCFRVCAGDTRSSDEETKRLGMLNLVNQLLKVYFRINKLHLCKPLIRAIDSSNFKESFSLAQRITYKYFAGRKAMYDSNFKSAEEYLTFAFENCPRRFTKNKRLILIYLTPVKMLLGYMPRKEILERYNLLQFHDLAAAVKEGNVRKFDEAIRRHEMFLINAGVYLIVEKLKIITYRNLIKKVYLILETHQIDMDAIHTALQFSGVEDVSIDETHCIVANLIYESRIKGYISYQHNKLVISKQNAFPNVVAV from the coding sequence ATGTATCTTAACGATTATCTCACCAAAATTATGCGCGTGTGGAACGCACAGGAAGGTCAGGCGGTCGCGCGGTTCCTTTCCCTACAGGACAGTCATGTAAACAATCCCAACCTCCACAAAGAGAACCTCGATGCCGTCGTTAGTCGCCAGCTCGTGTCTCCGTTGGACGAAATTGTGACCGCACACCTGAAGACTGTGTATCATTTGATGCGAACTAGCACGCCCAACTACAACGAAGCGTATCGCCATCAAACAAGCTGCATCCAGGCGGTGGTGAAAATGTTACAACAAATCAAGGAAGAGAACTGGGTCCTACCGATCATGTACGTGACTTCGATCGATCTGCGACTGCTGGCGGCCAAGTGCGAGATGCACGCAAAGAGCTCGAAGGCTGGGGAAATTCTCGAGAAAGCAGCGGAAAGCCTAATGTCATGCTTCCGAGTGTGCGCCGGCGATACGCGGTCATCCGACGAGGAAACCAAGCGACTCGGCATGCTAAATCTCGTCAACCAACTGCTGAAGGTGTACTTTCGCATCAACAAGCTGCACCTGTGCAAACCCCTCATCCGGGCGATCGATAGTTCAAACTTTAAGGAAAGCTTTAGCCTGGCGCAACGTATAACGTACAAATACTTCGCCGGACGGAAAGCAATGTACGATTCGAACTTCAAGAGTGCGGAAGAGTATTTGACCTTTGCGTTCGAAAACTGCCCGAGAAGATTCACCAAGAACAAGCGATTGATTCTGATCTATCTGACGCCGGTTAAAATGTTGCTCGGTTATATGCCCCGGAAAGAAATACTGGAACGGTACAATTTGCTCCAGTTCCACGATCTGGCCGCAGCCGTGAAGGAAGGCAACGTACGGAAGTTCGACGAAGCGATCCGACGCCATGAAATGTTCTTAATTAACGCAGGTGTGTATTTGATTGTGGAAAAGCTGAAAATCATTACCTACCGGAATCTGATTAAGAAGGTGTATCTAATTCTGGAGACACATCAAATCGACATGGACGCCATACATACCGCACTGCAATTTTCCGGTGTTGAAGACGTGTCCATCGATGAGACGCACTGCATAGTGGCTAATTTGATCTACGAGAGCCGCATTAAAGGATATATAAGCTATCAGCACAATAAGTTGGTCATATCGAAGCAAAATGCATTCCCAAATGTGGTAGCAGTGTAA
- the LOC131266776 gene encoding cysteine protease ATG4B, translated as MDMLDAYVGYDLSSCTEPDDIPKTNETVWLLGTQYNATDDLEAIRDDVQSRLWCTYRRGFVPIGNTTLTTDKGWGCMLRCGQMVLAQALIQLHLGRDWRWSLDSRDETYLNIVNRFEDSKQAPFSLHQIALMGDSSEEKRIGEWFGPNTVAQVLKKLVKFDDWCKLVIHVALDNTLATDEILELCATKEPDAWKPLLLIIPLRLGLSEVNPIYIEGLKKCFQLPGNCGMIGGRPNQALYFIGYVGDEALYLDPHTVQRVGSVGDKQESTEQEQDETFHQRYASRIKFASMDPSLAVCFLCVNRRQFELLVARFNDSVNGGGSQALFEVTKTRQAPWTPTTTSSASSRKNSGPIEAFNVISATEIPNEEFEEVEPRTLDDSDEEFEIIA; from the exons ATGGACATGCTTGACGCATACGTTGGTTACGACTTGAGTAGTTGCACCGAACCGGACGACATTCCGAAGACCAACGAAACGGTTTGGTTGCTTGGAACGCAGTATAATGCCACCGATG ACCTCGAAGCCATACGGGATGATGTTCAATCGCGACTATGGTGCACCTACCGCCGGGGGTTCGTCCCAATTGGAAACACCACGCTCACCACGGATAAGGGCTGGGGTTGTATGCTGCGCTGCGGTCAGATGGTACTGGCACAGGCATTGATTCAGTTACACCTCGGACGCGATTGGCGTTGGAGTCTAGATAGCAGGGACGAAACCTATCTCAATATTGTGAACCGATTTGAAGACAGCAAGCAAGCACCTTTCTCACTGCATCAAATTGCTCTGATGGGCGATTCGTCGGAGGAAAAGCGGATTGGCGAATGGTTTGGTCCGAATACGGTTGCTCAGGTGCTCAa AAAATTGGTCAAATTTGATGATTGGTGTAAATTAGTGATTCATGTCGCTTTGGACAACACGCTAGCCACTGATGAAATAC TGGAATTATGCGCAACCAAGGAACCGGACGCATGGAAACCCCTCCTTCTCATAATTCCACTCCGATTGGGTTTGAGCGAGGTGAATCCTATCTACATCGAGGGACTGAAGAAATGTTTCCAGCTACCAGGCAATTGTGGAATGATTGGTGGTCGACCCAACCAGGCCCTCTACTTCATCGGTTACGTTGGCGATGAAGCGCTCTACCTAGATCCGCACACGGTCCAGCGGGTAGGTAGTGTCGGTGATAAGCAGGAATCAACGGAACAGGAGCAGGACGAAACGTTCCATCAACGGTACGCTAGTCGGATTAAGTTCGCCTCGATGGACCCATCGCTGGCAGTATGCTTTCTGTGCGTAAATCGGCGCCAGTTTGAACTGCTTGTGGCACGATTTAACGACAGTGTTAACGGTGGCGGAAGTCAAGCCTTGTTCGAGGTCACGAAGACGCGCCAAGCACCGTGGACTCCGACGACCACTTCGTCCGCGTCGTCGCGCAAGAATAGTGGACCAATTGAGGCCTTCAATGTGATATCTGCCACAGAAATACCGAACGAAG AATTTGAAGAGGTGGAACCGCGCACGTTGGATGATTCAGACGAAGAATTTGAGATTATCGCTTAA
- the LOC131261961 gene encoding bis(5'-nucleosyl)-tetraphosphatase [asymmetrical]: MAKRAAGFLIFRRLCERIEYLMLQASYGQHHWSPPKGHVDPGEDDYATALRETTEESGYQESDLNIHRKQSCTLHYKVKGHDKVVVYWLAELRNASQEAKLSDEHQDMKWLECEEAINISGYEDFAKMVREFDAKIKRNEL, from the exons ATGGCAAAACGGGCTGCCGGCTTCCTCATATTTCGTCGACTGTGCGAACGTATCGAATATCTCATGTTACAAGCCTCGTATGGCCAGCACCACTGGTCTCCTCCAAAAGGTCACGTCGATCCAGGGGAAGACGACTACGCGACAGCCTTGCGAGAAACTACAGAAGAATCTGG ATACCAGGAGAGCGATTTGAATATTCACCGAAAACAAAGTTGTACCTTGCACTACAAGGTAAAAGGACACGACAAAGTAGTCGTCTACTGGCTGGCGGAACTACGAAATGCATCGCAGGAAGCTAAGCTTTCTGACGAACATCAGGACATGAAATGGCTTGAGTGTGAGGAGGCGATAAACATTTCGGGATACGAGGATTTCGCGAAGATGGTTCGCGAATTCGATGCCAAAATCAAACGGAACGAGCTGTGA
- the LOC131261957 gene encoding uncharacterized protein LOC131261957: protein MLSRNTQRLIRAFCSNSNASKLAETIATTIGGVDKTSVSELLTTVPQLAKYTPDQWQQTHKLLASEGLETEKIISIIGGHPSILTRPTEKIAESLHCWRSCQFGDSNMKVLMAAHPYLLDYTNHGQLSQRVAFLHSHFETRKNVYRLFMNAPNLLVEEQRETEEKIDFLMEKMGHEVLEVVKSCAFSHDLEHLRCRHTFLERLGLFKPRSLKADPNTPTGNPKLHQITDTSDKRFAVKVAYVTLEEYEVFQELFRREMAADDYEDWQDEFDGEDESENESNRDTYRKKGR, encoded by the exons ATGTTATCAAGAAATACACAGCGATTAATCCGTGCATTTTGCTCGAATAGCAATGCATCAAAACTG gCTGAAACAATCGCTACGACCATCGGAGGTGTTGATAAGACAAGCGTAAGTGAATTGCTCACCACCGTGCCGCAGCTAGCAAAGTACACACCGGACCAATGGCAACAAACTCACAAACTACTCGCCTCCGAGGGTCTAGAAACGGAAAAGATTATCTCCATCATCGGCGGTCATCCGAGCATACTGACCCGACCGACAGAAAAGATCGCCGAGAGTCTGCACTGTTGGCGGTCGTGTCAATTTGGCGATTCAAACATGAAGGTGCTGATGGCGGCCCACCCGTACCTACTTGACTACACAAACCATGGCCAGCTGTCGCAGCGAGTCGCGTTCCTGCATTCACATTTTGAAACGCGCAAAAACGTGTACCGACTGTTTATGAACGCGCCAAATCTGCTCGTGGAGGAGCAGCGcgaaacggaggaaaaaattGACTTCCTGATGGAAAAGATGGGCCACGAGGTGCTAGAGGTTGTGAAATCCTGCGCTTTCTCGCATGACCTTGAACATCTGCGCTGCCGGCATACGTTCCTCGAGCGGCTAGGGCTGTTTAAGCCCCGGTCGCTGAAGGCGGACCCAAACACTCCGACGGGAAATCCGAAGCTACACCAAATCACGGACACCAGCGATAAACGTTTTGCGGTAAAGGTTGCCTACGTCACGCTGGAGGAGTATGAAGTGTTTCAAGAGCTGTTCCGTCGTGAGATGGCCGCGGACGATTATGAGGACTGGCAGGATGAGTTCGATGGGGAGGACGAATCGGAGAACGAGTCGAATAGAGACACGTATCGCAAGAAAGGTAGATGA
- the LOC131264254 gene encoding mediator of RNA polymerase II transcription subunit 30-like → MSHQNYQQQGTEGILADLPTNQHQQVQNQIECRNQQHQRLMQQCGIGSGNAMSHSGSQQSKLLSNQLDGGIAAQWQYQNEQFNVLSLCRTGQETMQDIVGAVENVFNILREIEPPSDIDREVSVNDKRAELQEQLQTAGLLFMDLRFLMTNITKFASGT, encoded by the coding sequence ATGAGCCACCAAAATTATCAGCAGCAAGGCACCGAAGGAATCCTAGCCGACTTGCCTACCAACCAACACCAGCAAGTACAAAATCAAATAGAGTGCCGAAATCAACAGCATCAAAGACTTATGCAACAGTGCGGGATAGGATCGGGCAATGCGATGAGTCATTCAGGCAGCCAGCAAAGTAAACTTCTGTCGAACCAACTAGATGGTGGAATTGCCGCTCAATGGCAATATCAAAATGAACAGTTCAACGTCCTCTCGTTGTGTCGCACTGGACAGGAAACGATGCAGGACATTGTTGGTGCCgtcgaaaatgtttttaacattttgcGTGAGATAGAACCACCGAGCGACATAGATCGTGAAGTGTCGGTTAACGACAAGAGAGCAGAGCTGCAGGAACAACTACAAACGGCCGGATTGCTGTTCATGGATTTGAGATTCCTAATGACAAATATAACGAAATTTGCCAGCGGGACGTAG
- the LOC131261954 gene encoding mediator of RNA polymerase II transcription subunit 30-like, with the protein MSGQFPGGYQSPSGHRGNYNSPIIQQQLNQMNVPNQMGMMGFNQNSVMNNQQMQGGPGQGGQDMGMNQNMMQQTHQQQGQPQGIQSNPQQMPSQHQQGQNQMVGQNQQHQGPQPSPQMVMQQSGGNVGPGNVMNSQTQQNQPPPNQPGAGTAVQQQQKAEFNLLSLCRIGQETVQDIVSRFQEVFGILRAIQPPNGTNQGQLSSNDKKAKVQEQFRTIRLLFKRLRLLYDKCNDNCQQGMEYTHVESLIPLKGELERSEPVHTEEYKKALQENRELVAMVQLKNKQLREIIDKIRLTIWEINTMLSMRRC; encoded by the exons ATGTCGGGCCAATTTCCTGGAGGATACCAGAGCCCCAGTGGCCATCGTGGTAATTACAATAGTCCTATAATACAGCAGCAGCTGAACCAGATGAACGTCCCAAACCAAATGGGCATGATGG GGTTCAACCAAAACAGTGTTATGAACAACCAACAAATGCAAGGTGGTCCAGGACAGGGTGGTCAGGACATGGGCATGAACCAGAATATGATGCAGCAAACCCACCAGCAGCAAGGTCAACCCCAAGGAATCCAATCCAATCCACAGCAGATGCCTAGCCAGCACCAACAGGGACAAAATCAAATGGTTGGTCAGAATCAACAGCATCAAGGGCCACAACCATCGCCCCAGATGGTCATGCAACAGTCCGGAGGCAATGTAGGACCAGGAAACGTGATGAACTCGCAAACTCAGCAAAACCAACCCCCACCAAATCAACCGGGTGCCGGGACCGCCgttcagcaacaacaaaaggcAGAATTTAACCTGCTTTCGCTATGTCGCATTGGGCAGGAAACGGTGCAGGACATTGTGAGTCGCTTCCAGGAGGTGTTTGGCATTTTGCGTGCGATCCAACCACCGAATGGCACAAACCAGGGCCAGTTGTCAAGTAACGACAAGAAAGCTAAGGTGCAGGAACAGTTCCGGACGATCCGGTTGCTGTTCAAGCGCTTAAGATTGCTGTACGACAAGTGCAATGATAACTGCCAGCAGGGTATGGAATATACGCACGTGGAAAGCTTGATCCCGTTGAAAGGCGAATTGGAACGTTCCGAACCGGTCCACACGGAGGAGTACAAGAAGGCACTACAGGAGAACAGAGAGCTGGTTGCGATGGTACAGCTGAAGAACAAACAGTTGCGTGAGATTATAGATAAAATACGACTCACGATATGGGAGATTAATACCATGCTTAGCATGAGACGATGCTAA
- the LOC131261949 gene encoding signal transducing adapter molecule 2, with protein sequence MSLFGASSSLNQDIEKATSENSTTENWGLILDICDRVNNGSATPKDCLKSIVKKLNSPNPHVVMKAITLLDACVNNCGKQFHLEVASREFETEFKKLLQKSQPKVNTKLKLTLKQWSEKVFKSDPQLDLIPSLYKKLREEGHDFSDPSATPKRETTLSKDPNVVSSQQEEDDIAKAIELSLKEVKINQSPKMLSSSGTTSSSLYPSALLSAAPVPEPRKVRALYDFEAAEDNELTFQAGEIIMVLDDSDPNWWKGQNQRGEGLFPSNFVTADLSVEPETLNTVTTQGAKKTVQFSDEQQKSDSDKELLQASTTVEINEEKIDRLLHLIHEADPEDPSQDTEEMLQLEQLVNQMGPMIDAELERVDRKHAQLTQLSSDLVDAINLYHNLMREPDRTSSMRAVSMVAMAIGSGGLQGPYGLPPPPPGGHSSGPASMGPMYGMPGMFPTMPDGGMYPMGPGQQPVSMDGGSSMQRYTTGHNYYDPAAMNATPMADHSQSHQTMHHPHPHHHHHQQQQQQQPPPPPSSQQVPLPVVSQNGPITNGMVPPQANAAPVMSMGPGVTSQQVPPQTTNTTNPQGMPPNMTVPPMAYNNPTSPPPTGLSGPQAQAFRQMRPMGQPGQPGQQMPPVSFPNYVPQQPSHQQSQPAGAQMGQPPQGVQQHQQGPPQHHVPVSAGSAAQTTAPSAANMNHHQHHHHPQQQQQQQQHQFPMNMPPSHFPAPSVAAAPVHHLQQQQPPTVFMPQMGPTSNPMGNFSMGPMSMFPPGAGTTGTAGPLSINTNHPGPQNIPIYQQQR encoded by the exons ATGAGTCTGTTCGGAGCATCATCTTCACTCAACCAGGATATAG AAAAAGCCACCAGCGAAAATAGTACGACCGAAAACTGGGGCCTCATCTTGGACATATGCGATCGAGTTAACAACGGATCGGCAACTCCGAAAGATTGCCTCAAGTCCAtcgtaaaaaaattaaactctCCGAATCCACATGTAGTGATGAAGGCTATTACG cTGCTCGATGCATGCGTCAATAATTGTGGCAAACAGTTCCATCTGGAGGTGGCCTCACGGGAGTTTGAAACGGAGTTTAAAAAGCTTTTGCAAAAAAGCCAACCCAAAGTGAACACG AAACTGAAGCTCACGCTTAAACAATGGTCCGAGAAAGTGTTCAAGTCTGATCCACAACTCGATCTAATACCATCGCTGTACAAGAAGCTGCGTGAAGAAGGGCACGATTTCAGTGACCCTTCGGCGACACCAAAGCGCGAAACGACGCTCAGCAAAGACCCGAACGTCGTCTCTAGTCAGCAAGAGGAGGATGACATTGCGAAAGCCATCGAGCTGTCGCTAaaggaagtaaaaataaaccaatcgCCTAAAATGCTGTCATCCTCTGGCACG ACTTCCTCGTCGTTGTATCCTTCCGCGTTGTTATCTGCTGCACCTGTGCCTGAACCGAGAAAG GTGCGCGCATTGTACGACTTTGAGGCGGCGGAAGACAATGAACTAACGTTTCAGGCGGGCGAAATCATCATGGTCTTGGACGACTCGGATCCAAACTGGTGGAAGGGCCAGAACCAGCGCGGCGAGGGTCTTTTTCCATCGAATTTTGTGACCGcagacctttcggtggagccGGAAACGCTAAACACCGTCACGACCCAGGGGGCGAAGAAGACGGTTCAGTTCTCCGACGAGCAACAGAAATCGGATAGCGACAAAGAACTGCTACAGGCGTCGACGACGGTGGAGATCAACGAGGAAAAGATCGACCGTTTGCTGCATCTGATACATGAAGCGGATCCGGAAGATCCGTCCCAGGACACGGAGGAGATGCTGCAGCTGGAGCAGCTGGTAAACCAGATGGGTCCGATGATCGATGCCGAGCTGGAGCGCGTTGATCGAAAGCATGCGCAATTAACTCAATTGAGCAGTGACCTGGTGGATGCGATCAACTTGTACCATAATTTAATGCGTGAACCTGACCGTACGTCGTCGATGAGGGCGGTGTCGATGGTGGCGATGGCGATAGGTAGTGGTGGACTGCAGGGTCCATATggtttaccaccaccaccaccgggcgGTCATTCCTCGGGCCCAGCGTCAATGGGACCGATGTATGGAATGCCCGGAATGTTTCCAACTATGCCGGACGGTGGGATGTACCCGATGGGTCCGGGGCAGCAGCCGGTGTCAATGGATGGTGGTTCATCTATGCAAAGGTACACCACGGGTCATAATTATTATGATCCAGCAGCAATGAACGCAACACCGATGGCGGACCATTCTCAGTCGCATCAAACAATGCACCATCCTCAtccacatcatcatcatcatcaacaacagcagcagcaacaaccaccaccaccaccatcctcGCAACAGGTACCACTTCCGGTGGTTTCGCAAAATGGACCCATAACCAATGGCATGGTTCCTCCGCAAGCTAACGCCGCACCTGTAATGTCAATGGGACCGGGCGTTACTAGTCAACAAGTGCCGCCGCAGACCACCAACACGACAAACCCGCAGGGAATGCCACCAAACATGACCGTACCGCCAATGGCATACAATAATCCAACATCTCCACCTCCGACTGGACTTTCCGGACCACAGGCGCAAGCATTTCGCCAAATGCGACCCATGGGCCAACCAGGGCAACCAGGGCAGCAAATGCCACCAGTAAGCTTTCCGAATTACGTTCCCCAACAACCGTCGCATCAACAGTCGCAGCCAGCAGGGGCACAAATGGGGCAACCGCCACAAGGCGtacaacagcatcaacaggGTCCACCACAACATCACGTCCCTGTTTCTGCAGGATCGGCCGCACAGACGACGGCACCATCAGCTGCTAACATgaaccatcatcagcatcatcatcatccacagcagcagcagcagcagcagcagcaccagttTCCAATGAACATGCCACCGTCACACTTTCCTGCTCCCTCAGTAGCAGCAGCTCCTGTCCATCATcttcaacagcagcaaccgccGACGGTATTTATGCCCCAGATGGGACCAACTTCCAACCCGATGGGCAACTTTTCCATGGGACCGATGAGTATGTTTCCACCGGGAGCCGGAACTACGGGAACCGCGGGACCTTTATCGATAAATACCAACCATCCGGGGCCGCAAAACATTCCCATCTACCAACAGCAGCGGTAA